A genomic segment from uncultured Desulfuromonas sp. encodes:
- the ispG gene encoding flavodoxin-dependent (E)-4-hydroxy-3-methylbut-2-enyl-diphosphate synthase, with translation MTIRQRATRSLTVGSVPVGGGAPVSVQSMCNTDTRNAQATLTQIRALESVGCEIVRCAVPDMEAAQALREIVDGCSIPLIADIHFDYRLALQAIDSGVAGLRINPGNIGEAWKVAEVVKACAERNLPIRIGVNGGSLEKELLERYGHATAEAMVESALGHIRIVEDLGYDQIKVSLKASDVQRTVEAYRLLADKVDYPLHIGITEAGTTWAGTIKSAVGLGVLLYDGIGDTLRVSLTGDPVEEVRVGWEILKSLQLRQRGPVFVSCPTCGRCQIDLISVAEEVESRLQHLTAPLTIAVMGCVVNGPGEAREADLGIAGGKEMGLLFRKGEIVRRLPQSELADALVDEALALAERLDKD, from the coding sequence GTGACCATAAGACAACGCGCAACGCGTTCTTTAACGGTTGGATCCGTGCCGGTGGGTGGTGGCGCTCCGGTTTCCGTTCAATCCATGTGTAATACCGATACACGCAACGCTCAGGCGACATTGACCCAGATTCGTGCTTTGGAGAGTGTCGGTTGTGAGATCGTACGTTGTGCTGTGCCGGACATGGAGGCGGCCCAGGCGCTGCGGGAGATTGTTGATGGCTGCTCGATTCCGCTGATTGCCGATATCCATTTTGATTACCGATTGGCGTTGCAGGCCATCGACAGCGGTGTTGCTGGCTTGAGGATTAATCCCGGTAATATTGGTGAAGCCTGGAAAGTGGCTGAGGTGGTCAAAGCCTGTGCCGAGCGTAATTTGCCGATCCGTATCGGCGTCAACGGTGGCTCACTGGAAAAAGAATTGCTCGAGCGTTATGGCCATGCCACGGCTGAGGCCATGGTCGAAAGCGCTCTTGGACATATTCGTATCGTTGAGGACCTTGGTTATGATCAGATCAAGGTCAGCCTCAAGGCGTCGGACGTGCAACGCACTGTCGAGGCGTATCGATTGCTGGCGGACAAGGTGGATTATCCACTGCATATCGGCATTACCGAGGCCGGAACCACATGGGCTGGAACCATCAAAAGTGCGGTTGGTTTGGGCGTGTTGCTTTATGACGGCATTGGCGACACGTTGCGTGTGTCGTTGACCGGTGATCCGGTCGAAGAGGTGCGTGTTGGTTGGGAGATTCTCAAATCGTTACAGTTGCGCCAACGCGGGCCTGTCTTTGTCAGCTGTCCCACCTGTGGTCGTTGTCAGATTGATTTGATCTCTGTTGCCGAAGAGGTGGAGTCGCGGTTGCAGCACCTGACCGCACCCTTGACGATTGCTGTCATGGGCTGCGTGGTCAACGGGCCAGGGGAGGCGCGTGAGGCAGATCTCGGGATCGCCGGTGGCAAGGAAATGGGCTTGCTGTTTCGTAAAGGCGAGATTGTCCGTCGTTTACCGCAGTCAGAATTGGCTGATGCCCTGGTTGACGAGGCGCTGGCTTTGGCCGAGCGCCTCGATAAAGACTGA
- the rlmD gene encoding 23S rRNA (uracil(1939)-C(5))-methyltransferase RlmD produces MKKNSRSAAKRPAPRQEPVTVTIDHLNVDGIGVGRHENKEVLVAGTLPEEEVLVAIEHEGQRRAIGRLIKVLRKSRKRITPSCKLAKQCSGCPLIHLGYSDQLDFKRGMIEDALSHYQTLEGVTVHPVWNSEKTFGYRTIAKLAIAKVHGKALVGLYKRGSHQVLDIANCPQQHPLINQIAQALREEIEKQDIYVYNPVSRRGLLRYVAIRVSPQAEKALVTLVTTERNYREITHLAKWLKKKIPQIIGVHQNINASSGNVIFGQTTVKVIGADDLIDQVGDIRLRLSPTSFFQVNHHQAARIYGLVQRWANLSAGELAVDLYCGVGGIAMHLATSGAQITGIEINEEAIFNAKAAAVLNGLSNCRFMAGDAGEILHDLQQDLRSLKVAVVNPPRGGCSEEIIATLGQLRPRTLIYVSCNPYSLGRDLHLLTQQGFKVKELQPVDMFPQTAHIESVVRLSAE; encoded by the coding sequence ATGAAAAAAAACTCCCGCAGTGCGGCAAAACGTCCGGCACCACGTCAGGAACCCGTTACCGTCACGATTGACCACTTGAATGTCGACGGCATCGGCGTTGGCCGCCATGAGAACAAAGAAGTTCTCGTCGCCGGAACATTGCCCGAAGAAGAGGTCCTTGTGGCCATCGAACATGAAGGGCAACGTCGTGCCATTGGTCGACTGATTAAAGTTCTACGCAAAAGTCGTAAACGGATCACACCAAGCTGTAAGCTGGCGAAACAGTGCTCCGGCTGCCCGCTGATTCATCTCGGCTATTCGGATCAGCTTGACTTTAAAAGAGGCATGATTGAGGACGCCCTGAGTCATTATCAAACGCTTGAAGGCGTTACGGTTCATCCGGTCTGGAACTCAGAAAAGACCTTCGGTTATCGCACCATTGCCAAGCTGGCCATCGCCAAAGTGCACGGCAAAGCGCTGGTTGGTCTATATAAACGCGGTTCCCATCAGGTTTTGGACATCGCCAACTGTCCCCAGCAGCACCCGTTGATCAACCAGATTGCCCAGGCCCTGCGCGAAGAGATCGAGAAACAGGATATTTACGTCTACAATCCGGTTTCACGTCGCGGCCTGCTGCGCTATGTGGCGATCCGCGTCAGCCCCCAAGCTGAAAAAGCTCTGGTGACGTTGGTCACCACTGAACGCAACTATCGCGAGATCACACACCTGGCCAAGTGGCTAAAGAAAAAAATTCCACAGATCATTGGCGTTCATCAAAACATCAACGCCTCCAGCGGCAATGTTATTTTCGGTCAAACCACGGTAAAAGTGATCGGCGCGGATGACCTGATTGACCAGGTCGGCGATATTCGCCTCCGGCTGTCCCCAACCTCTTTTTTCCAGGTCAATCACCACCAGGCTGCACGCATCTATGGCCTGGTGCAACGCTGGGCCAACCTCAGTGCAGGAGAGCTCGCCGTTGACCTTTATTGCGGCGTTGGCGGGATCGCCATGCATCTGGCAACCAGTGGTGCCCAGATCACCGGCATTGAAATCAACGAAGAAGCCATCTTCAATGCCAAAGCCGCAGCCGTACTCAATGGTCTGTCCAATTGCCGGTTTATGGCGGGTGACGCCGGTGAAATCCTTCACGACCTGCAACAGGACCTCAGATCGCTCAAGGTCGCGGTAGTCAATCCGCCACGTGGCGGCTGCAGCGAAGAGATCATTGCCACATTAGGCCAGCTGCGCCCCCGGACATTGATCTACGTCTCGTGCAATCCATACAGTCTTGGCCGGGACCTACATCTGTTGACACAGCAGGGCTTTAAGGTGAAAGAGCTACAACCAGTCGATATGTTTCCGCAGACAGCGCATATTGAATCGGTTGTCCGCCTTAGTGCTGAATAG
- the yedF gene encoding sulfurtransferase-like selenium metabolism protein YedF, with translation MKILDCRELQCPRPVLETRKQILAHPDEPVQVRVGNDIAQANVTRLATKEGFSVTATHKGDEIVLDLTPTGKERDTAQTTVTAKAEKVAGDTVIYISSSSMGRGSDDLGEVLMRNFICTLLEASELPATMLFVNSGVKLTCEGSAVLEPLQHLVEAGVTINVCGLCLEFYELKDQIKVGQVSNMLDTVEAMQQAAHIIQP, from the coding sequence ATGAAAATTCTTGACTGCCGAGAGCTACAATGCCCCAGACCCGTTCTGGAAACGCGCAAACAGATCCTGGCACATCCTGACGAACCCGTGCAGGTGCGTGTCGGCAATGATATTGCGCAAGCCAATGTGACTCGCCTGGCCACCAAGGAAGGCTTTTCAGTGACCGCAACCCACAAAGGCGATGAAATTGTCCTCGACCTGACCCCGACAGGTAAAGAGCGAGACACCGCTCAAACCACCGTCACGGCCAAGGCGGAAAAGGTTGCCGGTGACACCGTTATTTATATTTCCAGCTCAAGTATGGGACGGGGAAGCGATGACCTCGGCGAGGTTCTGATGCGCAATTTCATCTGCACGTTGCTTGAGGCCAGTGAACTCCCTGCGACGATGCTATTCGTCAACAGCGGGGTAAAACTGACCTGTGAGGGTTCTGCGGTTCTTGAACCCCTGCAGCACCTTGTTGAAGCCGGTGTAACCATCAATGTCTGTGGTTTGTGCCTGGAGTTTTACGAGCTGAAAGATCAGATCAAGGTTGGACAGGTTTCCAACATGCTCGACACAGTCGAAGCCATGCAACAGGCGGCCCACATCATTCAGCCATAG
- a CDS encoding site-specific integrase yields MLTEKELSLLLDVIKHNTLKATWDCKESTGKSLLGIDEELTSYDFGSLSRNPELQALCSVGQALKTHHDKPSSNTIKELTGEIEALIQVKREQLTLNRYPLYSEFGLPDEVIDRASELGLSDQLEDTEAKQQVRRALTRQDIDILEIELERIRTGDSSYDRERRSRPQSNAPLFSAASKIYLQSKEQSKSAKTVDKIRLNQKRFQELLPDLPVDQYTYEQLLSFPDQLKQQLPQCGDKTRFDILIALSSFFNFCVERTWLAQSPCPKWAEPNEYSATARVRKGAKPVPWSNAELERLFKTSYWTKPQVRYKKPQNFWLAILALYTGARGNELAQLYIEDVCYDQKGDCWYLDINGRAPDKSTKNKPSIRRVPLHPILIKLGFLAYVEWLKASNYTHVFPTLKWDPKTGRYGGFSSSWQHHTSRNVEWDDSSKPKVFHGLRKTFAANLLEHEVHREWIAEILGHAAEFKQTMDYTGIHPNLIKYVGKVEYPFDVVTMVGKWQTPVTSANLMLCSPHE; encoded by the coding sequence ATGCTTACTGAAAAAGAACTATCACTCCTTCTCGACGTCATCAAACACAACACCCTGAAAGCAACGTGGGACTGTAAAGAGTCTACAGGTAAAAGCTTGCTGGGTATCGACGAAGAACTGACGTCTTACGACTTTGGAAGCCTGTCGCGCAATCCAGAGCTACAAGCGCTTTGCAGTGTAGGACAGGCCCTCAAGACTCATCACGACAAACCGTCCAGCAATACGATAAAGGAGCTGACCGGTGAAATTGAGGCTCTTATTCAGGTCAAGAGAGAGCAGCTCACTCTGAACAGATATCCATTGTATTCGGAGTTTGGCCTACCGGATGAGGTTATAGATAGAGCATCAGAACTTGGGCTGTCGGATCAGCTGGAAGATACAGAGGCAAAGCAACAAGTCAGGAGAGCGCTAACGAGGCAGGATATCGATATTCTTGAGATAGAACTCGAACGAATCAGAACCGGTGATTCATCTTATGATCGTGAAAGACGCTCACGCCCACAGAGTAACGCTCCACTGTTCTCGGCGGCTTCAAAAATCTACCTTCAAAGCAAGGAACAAAGCAAGTCAGCTAAAACCGTCGATAAAATTCGCCTGAACCAGAAACGGTTTCAGGAACTACTACCGGACCTTCCAGTCGATCAATACACGTACGAACAACTTCTGTCATTCCCAGACCAGCTCAAGCAACAGTTACCGCAGTGTGGCGACAAAACTCGCTTTGACATCCTGATTGCGTTGAGCTCATTTTTCAACTTCTGCGTTGAGCGGACATGGCTAGCTCAAAGCCCGTGTCCTAAATGGGCGGAGCCAAACGAATACAGCGCAACGGCCAGAGTTCGTAAAGGTGCTAAGCCCGTACCATGGTCAAACGCCGAGCTTGAGCGGCTATTCAAAACCAGTTACTGGACGAAGCCACAAGTACGATACAAAAAACCGCAAAACTTCTGGCTCGCTATTCTTGCTCTATACACAGGGGCTCGAGGCAATGAGCTGGCACAGCTTTATATTGAAGATGTCTGCTATGACCAAAAAGGAGACTGCTGGTATCTCGACATTAATGGCCGCGCACCGGATAAAAGCACAAAGAACAAGCCATCCATCCGACGAGTCCCACTTCACCCCATACTGATTAAGCTTGGTTTCTTGGCATACGTTGAATGGTTGAAAGCATCAAACTACACTCACGTCTTTCCAACACTGAAATGGGACCCGAAAACAGGAAGGTATGGTGGATTCTCAAGTTCGTGGCAACACCACACAAGCCGCAACGTTGAATGGGACGATTCCAGCAAGCCAAAGGTCTTCCATGGACTGCGTAAAACCTTCGCGGCCAACCTTTTAGAGCATGAGGTACACCGCGAATGGATCGCCGAGATATTAGGCCACGCCGCTGAATTTAAGCAGACTATGGACTATACAGGAATCCACCCGAATCTAATCAAATACGTGGGCAAGGTGGAATACCCTTTTGATGTGGTTACGATGGTTGGGAAGTGGCAGACACCAGTAACCTCGGCAAACTTGATGCTATGTTCCCCCCATGAGTAA
- a CDS encoding recombinase family protein codes for MATIFCYSRVSTLDQDTSMQEDALKAAYPDAVHRSETGSGTTTKGRDVLALLLDMVGQGDKLVVWKLDRLARNMHDLSTVVANLESRGASLEILDQRIDTSTATGKAFLQMLGVFAEFETNLRKERQLAGIAAAKARGKHLGRAPKLTATQRKEIKTAKLAGATPSQLARDYSVSRATIYNVLAD; via the coding sequence ATGGCTACGATTTTCTGTTACAGCAGGGTATCAACTTTAGATCAAGACACTTCTATGCAGGAGGATGCTCTTAAAGCCGCATATCCTGACGCTGTGCATCGATCTGAAACCGGATCGGGGACAACCACAAAAGGCCGAGATGTTTTAGCACTGTTGCTTGATATGGTGGGGCAAGGTGACAAGCTCGTTGTGTGGAAGCTGGATCGGCTTGCAAGGAATATGCACGACCTTTCAACTGTTGTGGCCAATCTGGAGAGCAGGGGCGCATCGTTGGAAATCTTGGATCAGCGAATAGACACAAGCACAGCAACAGGTAAGGCCTTCCTGCAAATGTTGGGTGTCTTCGCTGAGTTTGAGACGAACCTCAGAAAGGAACGGCAACTTGCAGGTATTGCAGCTGCAAAGGCAAGAGGTAAGCACCTCGGACGAGCTCCGAAACTGACCGCTACACAAAGGAAAGAGATTAAAACAGCGAAACTTGCAGGTGCTACACCGTCACAGCTTGCACGGGACTACAGCGTGAGCCGTGCGACGATCTACAATGTCCTAGCGGACTAA
- a CDS encoding YkgJ family cysteine cluster protein has protein sequence MAALFQLLDSYQSLLAQVDQWFDDAASSLGPSLGCHIGCSDCCRGLFDITLPDALLLQMGFSTLETSRREQVLERCRARLKQLQQQWPELAAPYLLNHLQQRPWQTMPEHDATPCPLLNDQGECLVYAWRPLTCRLHGLPHVDVDGDVFSDGCCPYNEEAVCQSVGGVQRGPFRDFFTQEAQLIRQVNQALVGRDVCELDTFIPLALLIDFSDPQLWSQPLDIATL, from the coding sequence ATGGCGGCCCTTTTTCAACTGCTTGATTCCTATCAATCTCTGCTCGCCCAGGTTGATCAGTGGTTTGACGACGCTGCTTCGTCCCTTGGCCCCTCTTTAGGCTGCCATATCGGCTGTAGCGATTGCTGCCGAGGGCTGTTTGATATTACTCTGCCAGATGCCCTACTGTTGCAGATGGGGTTCTCGACGCTGGAGACGTCCCGCAGAGAACAGGTTTTAGAGCGTTGTCGCGCTCGCCTTAAGCAGTTGCAACAACAATGGCCTGAACTGGCTGCACCGTATTTACTGAACCATCTCCAGCAGCGCCCCTGGCAAACGATGCCGGAGCATGATGCGACACCTTGTCCTCTCCTGAATGATCAGGGAGAATGCCTCGTCTATGCTTGGCGACCGTTGACATGTCGGTTGCATGGGCTGCCCCATGTTGATGTCGATGGTGATGTGTTCTCCGACGGCTGCTGCCCCTACAACGAAGAAGCTGTTTGTCAGTCGGTAGGGGGTGTTCAACGTGGACCGTTCCGAGACTTTTTTACCCAAGAGGCACAATTGATTCGCCAGGTAAACCAGGCGTTGGTGGGCCGCGATGTTTGCGAGTTGGATACGTTTATTCCATTGGCGTTGCTGATTGATTTCTCTGATCCGCAGCTGTGGTCCCAGCCGCTGGATATTGCGACGCTTTAA
- a CDS encoding EAL domain-containing protein: MAVGHSSNQDMVLQELYHDLMGLVGEPFFRALTTKLARVAGADYAFIGEFTDDSHTFVRTVAVYADGENIDNLEFELENTPCAVVVREGLQRYPEDVLKLFPLDHLAIELEVESYIGLPLINSAGEVIGPLAVFSRRSLGDIEMAETALHLFAMRAAAELERIKIERQRDEELHFLQSLLDAIPNPVFYKDVNSRYLGCNRSYEDLLNKSRRDIIGHRAAEIMPPMRAVVAIREDNKVYESALSRTYESSIEEGRGSTRQVLFNKAPFFDRDGELAGLVGTIQDITSLREMQSAMQSLVESAVGFTGSNCYRRVAQQLCQWFDADCAIVGRLQEGGKVQSLATIQDGVAIPAYSFNLSDTPCERVVGEGMCLMSEGVMEHYPNCTLVSQMQAEGYVGTPIRDHHGEVIGILSVLSRGKIKSLERAKDVLAIMAARVSAEIERELSEQRLRDNEDHLEYLVYHDVLTDLPNRQLFRDRLQHAISMAALGHYQVGVLFIDLDHFKKINDSLGHEIGDRLLCEVARRLRLCIGGLDTVARLSGDEFAIIIDQLNNIENVILIAQEVNRRLAEVMVVEGYRLFLTVSIGISLYPGDGKDVISLLKSADAAMFKAKELGRDNYRFYTAGLNERVSELLVLEGALRQAVEKNHLVVYFQPQVELATQKIIGAEALVRWQHPEHGMIAPGDFIPMAEETGLIVSIGEWVLKQACLQARQWQQQGYPPIRISVNMSARQFRQKDLVPMVRRILKETGLNPEYLDLEITESIIMNDVDGAVERLVELHDLGIQLSIDDFGTGYSSLAYLKKFPIQYLKIDRSFVRDVIIDPNDAAIATAVIDLARNMNLKVIAEGIEEQDQHQFLLDRGCGYGQGYLFSRPVPAENFEQLMIQQNS, encoded by the coding sequence ATGGCAGTAGGACATTCGAGTAATCAGGATATGGTTCTACAGGAACTCTATCATGATCTGATGGGGCTGGTTGGCGAGCCGTTTTTTCGGGCTTTGACAACCAAGCTTGCCCGTGTTGCCGGTGCGGATTATGCCTTTATCGGTGAATTTACCGATGACAGTCATACCTTTGTCAGGACGGTTGCCGTTTATGCTGACGGCGAAAATATTGATAACCTGGAATTTGAGCTGGAAAACACCCCTTGTGCTGTTGTGGTTCGTGAAGGGTTGCAACGCTATCCGGAAGATGTCCTCAAGCTTTTCCCCCTCGATCATTTAGCCATTGAATTGGAAGTTGAAAGCTATATCGGGCTGCCGTTAATCAATTCTGCCGGAGAGGTTATCGGTCCGCTGGCCGTGTTCAGTCGCCGATCACTGGGCGATATAGAAATGGCGGAAACCGCTTTGCACCTGTTCGCCATGCGTGCAGCAGCAGAGTTAGAGCGGATTAAAATTGAGCGACAGCGCGACGAAGAACTGCATTTCCTGCAAAGTTTGCTCGATGCGATTCCCAATCCGGTGTTTTACAAGGATGTCAACAGTCGCTATCTGGGCTGTAATCGCAGTTACGAAGATTTACTCAATAAATCACGACGCGATATTATCGGCCATCGCGCCGCTGAGATCATGCCACCTATGCGAGCAGTTGTTGCTATTCGCGAAGATAACAAGGTTTACGAAAGCGCGTTGTCCCGTACCTATGAATCCTCTATTGAAGAGGGTCGTGGGAGCACCCGCCAGGTGCTTTTCAATAAAGCGCCGTTCTTTGACCGTGATGGCGAGCTTGCCGGACTGGTCGGAACCATTCAGGATATTACCAGTCTTCGTGAAATGCAGTCCGCCATGCAGTCTCTGGTCGAAAGTGCTGTCGGTTTTACCGGCAGCAATTGCTATCGGCGGGTCGCCCAGCAGCTCTGCCAGTGGTTTGACGCCGATTGTGCCATCGTCGGTCGCCTTCAGGAGGGTGGCAAGGTTCAGTCTCTGGCAACCATTCAGGACGGTGTTGCCATCCCGGCGTACAGTTTCAACCTGTCTGATACCCCTTGTGAACGCGTCGTTGGTGAGGGCATGTGTCTGATGAGTGAAGGGGTGATGGAGCATTACCCCAACTGTACTCTGGTCTCTCAGATGCAGGCGGAAGGCTATGTTGGCACGCCCATACGTGATCACCACGGCGAGGTGATCGGCATTCTCAGTGTGTTGTCACGTGGCAAGATCAAGAGCCTTGAGCGGGCCAAAGATGTTTTGGCGATCATGGCCGCGCGGGTAAGTGCTGAAATTGAGCGGGAGCTGTCTGAGCAGCGATTGCGTGACAATGAGGACCATCTGGAGTATCTGGTCTATCACGACGTGCTCACGGACCTGCCCAACCGGCAGTTGTTTCGCGACCGTTTGCAGCACGCGATCAGCATGGCGGCACTTGGCCATTATCAGGTTGGGGTGTTGTTTATTGATCTGGATCATTTCAAAAAAATTAATGACTCGCTTGGTCATGAGATCGGTGACCGACTTTTGTGCGAAGTGGCACGACGCTTACGTCTGTGTATTGGCGGGCTTGATACGGTTGCTCGTCTCAGTGGTGATGAATTCGCTATTATTATCGATCAGCTCAATAATATCGAAAATGTGATCCTCATCGCCCAGGAGGTGAATCGTCGCCTTGCGGAAGTGATGGTGGTGGAGGGATACCGGCTTTTTCTGACCGTCAGTATCGGTATCAGCCTTTATCCGGGTGATGGCAAAGATGTTATTTCATTACTCAAGAGTGCTGATGCGGCCATGTTTAAAGCCAAAGAACTTGGTCGGGACAATTACCGTTTCTACACGGCCGGACTTAACGAACGGGTCAGTGAGCTGCTGGTTCTCGAAGGGGCCTTGCGTCAGGCCGTGGAAAAAAACCATCTGGTGGTGTATTTTCAGCCCCAAGTGGAGCTGGCCACACAGAAGATTATTGGTGCTGAAGCTTTGGTGCGCTGGCAACATCCTGAACATGGCATGATTGCACCGGGGGATTTTATCCCAATGGCGGAAGAGACCGGGCTGATTGTGTCGATTGGCGAATGGGTCCTGAAACAAGCCTGCCTTCAGGCGCGACAATGGCAGCAGCAAGGCTATCCGCCAATCCGTATTTCCGTCAATATGTCGGCCCGTCAATTCCGTCAAAAAGATCTGGTGCCCATGGTGCGCCGGATTTTGAAAGAAACGGGGCTGAACCCCGAATATCTCGACCTGGAAATTACCGAAAGTATCATCATGAATGATGTTGACGGGGCGGTTGAACGTCTCGTTGAACTTCATGATCTGGGTATTCAGCTGTCTATCGATGATTTTGGTACCGGCTATTCGTCATTGGCCTATCTGAAAAAATTCCCTATCCAATATCTGAAAATTGATCGATCCTTTGTCCGTGATGTCATCATTGACCCCAACGATGCCGCTATTGCTACGGCGGTTATTGATCTGGCGCGCAATATGAATCTTAAAGTTATTGCTGAAGGAATTGAAGAACAGGATCAGCACCAGTTTCTTCTGGATCGTGGTTGCGGCTATGGTCAGGGCTATCTGTTCAGTCGTCCAGTTCCTGCCGAAAATTTTGAGCAGCTGATGATTCAGCAAAATTCGTGA
- a CDS encoding DUF1566 domain-containing protein: protein MLPAHFVRKRHSLIWLFSSGFVLLVISLFSLVVTPSADQGLEWEHQAESFWAFHTHDQRFWHKDGKKYCQQLTQGGHYDWRLPTVEELKGLLHLSTRHRRSMAGVERAIYWTSTPYGEEGRRFWAVSFLSEQASPMEEHNYNSVVCVRDAR from the coding sequence ATGCTTCCTGCTCACTTTGTAAGGAAAAGACACTCGCTTATCTGGCTGTTTTCTTCAGGCTTTGTCCTATTAGTCATCAGCTTGTTCTCCCTAGTCGTGACCCCCTCGGCGGATCAGGGGCTGGAGTGGGAACATCAGGCGGAAAGTTTTTGGGCTTTTCATACCCATGATCAGCGTTTTTGGCATAAGGATGGTAAGAAATATTGCCAACAGCTGACTCAGGGAGGGCATTACGACTGGCGTTTGCCGACGGTTGAAGAGCTGAAAGGTTTATTACATCTTTCGACGCGGCATCGTCGCAGCATGGCCGGTGTCGAACGGGCAATTTACTGGACCTCTACGCCTTATGGCGAAGAGGGACGACGTTTTTGGGCGGTATCTTTTTTAAGTGAGCAAGCTTCGCCCATGGAAGAGCACAATTATAATTCGGTTGTTTGTGTCCGTGATGCGCGATGA
- the selA gene encoding L-seryl-tRNA(Sec) selenium transferase, whose product MKNHIALLKQLPAIDRLLQHPSLSQSSAPHCLVVEAAQETVEQCRQTILSAVEGQEIMIDPESLALQAATLLTTKLRASLCRVINATGTLLHTNLGRAPLSDEALENIDQVARGYSNLELNLTTGKRGHRYSHIDELLCRLTGAEAAAVVNNNAGAVLLSLTALAKGREAIVSRGELVEIGGAFRVPDVMEAGGVQLREIGTTNKTHLKDYRQAINENTGLLLKVHTSNYRIVGFTQSVSAAEMVDLGKEHKIPVMEDLGSGMLFDLSEFGLPREPTVREAIDAGIDLLTFSGDKLLGGPQAGLIVGKKWAIDKIRNHPLARALRIDKLTLAALETTLSHYLDRQQAIEKVPVLRMLNMSAEHLKERSEAFIVQLKARFDGDANIELIEEPSCVGGGALPMTELDGWGIAISFAKRSVDQYATLLRQAQIPVVARIQENRLIVNLRTVLPAQEPLLLDALTATYGA is encoded by the coding sequence ATGAAGAATCACATTGCCCTTCTTAAGCAGCTACCGGCCATCGACCGGCTTCTCCAGCATCCGTCTCTCAGCCAGAGCTCGGCTCCGCATTGCCTGGTTGTCGAAGCCGCTCAAGAGACCGTGGAGCAATGCCGCCAAACCATTCTCAGCGCTGTAGAGGGGCAGGAGATCATGATCGATCCAGAATCACTGGCCCTCCAGGCGGCAACCCTTCTGACAACGAAGCTGCGCGCATCGTTATGCCGGGTGATCAACGCAACCGGCACCCTCTTACACACAAATCTTGGCCGGGCTCCCCTCAGCGATGAAGCTCTGGAGAATATTGATCAGGTCGCCCGAGGCTATTCCAATCTGGAGCTCAACCTGACCACAGGTAAACGGGGGCATCGCTATAGCCACATTGACGAGCTGCTGTGTCGGTTGACCGGGGCTGAGGCCGCCGCAGTGGTCAACAATAATGCTGGCGCCGTCCTGCTGTCGCTGACGGCACTCGCCAAAGGGCGCGAAGCGATCGTTTCTCGTGGTGAGCTGGTGGAGATCGGTGGCGCTTTTCGTGTTCCCGATGTTATGGAAGCCGGTGGCGTTCAACTTCGCGAGATTGGCACCACTAACAAAACGCACCTCAAAGATTACCGCCAGGCGATCAATGAAAATACCGGTCTGTTGCTCAAAGTACATACCAGCAATTACCGGATCGTCGGCTTCACCCAATCGGTCAGTGCCGCTGAGATGGTTGACTTGGGCAAGGAACACAAGATCCCGGTCATGGAAGACCTCGGCAGTGGCATGCTGTTTGATCTCAGTGAATTCGGCCTACCACGTGAACCGACCGTGCGGGAAGCGATTGATGCTGGCATTGACCTGTTGACATTTAGCGGTGACAAATTACTCGGCGGGCCTCAAGCCGGTTTGATTGTCGGTAAAAAATGGGCGATTGATAAAATCCGCAACCATCCTCTGGCTCGAGCCTTGCGTATCGACAAATTGACCCTGGCAGCGCTTGAAACCACCCTGAGTCACTATCTTGATCGCCAGCAGGCGATTGAAAAAGTTCCGGTATTGCGCATGTTAAACATGAGTGCTGAGCACCTTAAGGAACGCAGTGAGGCTTTTATCGTCCAGCTCAAAGCACGCTTTGATGGGGATGCCAACATCGAACTGATAGAAGAACCCTCCTGTGTCGGCGGAGGTGCCCTGCCCATGACGGAACTGGATGGATGGGGAATCGCCATCTCCTTTGCCAAGCGCAGCGTTGACCAGTATGCGACGCTGCTGCGTCAGGCCCAGATTCCCGTTGTGGCCCGGATACAGGAAAACCGCTTGATTGTTAATCTGCGCACTGTTCTCCCGGCTCAGGAACCTCTGCTGCTTGATGCTTTGACCGCCACATACGGCGCATAA